In Nocardia sp. NBC_00403, one DNA window encodes the following:
- a CDS encoding helix-turn-helix transcriptional regulator, with protein sequence MGEVADMDPHRWAGLAVLRPGLLVITGAVGAAAMHAHHTVQVIATRADMVLEDAVGEQSVCRSAVIPPDVPHAVVHGAADGILVHIDPESAVGSELSRRPNPRAAVGSWVCAGQSLCVPQQLVTRPHPLAGNEPPTGIGRPSEAMGATPRELDAICTWVNSAVRSGSVRQPPHSTVRHGAAMEWLHESGSSFGTGGPTRHPAVSEVLRLLPDRLSSGPIRLAELADAVHLSESRLAHVFSAEIGLPFRPYLRWLRLQRAVELLAAGHALTAVAHSAGFADSAHLTRVCRSMFGAPPSEFRGIRWVAELPVGWTAGLFKPPDAPVGESGS encoded by the coding sequence ATGGGCGAGGTCGCTGACATGGATCCACATCGGTGGGCGGGACTGGCTGTGCTGCGTCCCGGTCTTCTGGTGATCACCGGTGCAGTGGGTGCAGCGGCCATGCATGCTCATCACACCGTGCAGGTGATCGCGACTCGCGCCGACATGGTGCTCGAGGATGCGGTGGGGGAGCAGTCGGTCTGCCGGTCCGCTGTCATTCCGCCCGATGTGCCGCACGCGGTTGTACACGGCGCGGCCGATGGGATCCTGGTGCACATCGATCCGGAGTCCGCAGTGGGTTCGGAGCTGAGTAGGCGGCCGAATCCGCGTGCGGCGGTGGGTAGTTGGGTCTGTGCTGGTCAATCCTTGTGTGTCCCGCAGCAACTGGTGACCCGCCCGCATCCGCTCGCAGGCAACGAGCCACCAACAGGAATCGGCAGACCGAGTGAGGCAATGGGTGCAACGCCCAGAGAGCTCGATGCCATATGTACGTGGGTGAATTCGGCAGTGCGATCCGGCTCGGTGCGGCAACCGCCGCATTCGACCGTGCGCCATGGCGCAGCGATGGAATGGCTGCACGAGAGTGGTTCGAGTTTCGGGACGGGCGGTCCAACGCGTCATCCCGCGGTGTCCGAAGTGCTGCGCCTGCTTCCGGACCGGTTGAGCAGCGGCCCCATCCGACTCGCCGAACTCGCCGATGCGGTTCACCTGTCGGAAAGTCGACTGGCCCATGTCTTCTCCGCCGAGATCGGTCTGCCTTTCCGGCCCTATCTCCGATGGCTGCGGCTGCAGCGTGCCGTCGAACTACTCGCGGCGGGCCACGCACTGACCGCTGTCGCACACAGCGCGGGTTTCGCCGACAGCGCCCATCTGACACGCGTGTGCCGCAGCATGTTCGGCGCTCCGCCATCGGAGTTCCGCGGCATCCGCTGGGTCGCCGAGCTACCCGTCGGCTGGACAGCAGGTTTGTTCAAGCCACCCGATGCGCCGGTGGGCGAGTCTGGTTCATGA
- a CDS encoding replication initiator, whose translation MNAVIDLPSTRETAAQRRALPNLFEVAQAAAEQYDVCKRPIPMRVEDPRTGTVTYEPSPCKSTIESVCRACAQANRALRIAQCREGWHMSTEPVADKSDPTDKQVELLTARADLVADYRQAVDDGNEDLAAQFREIITSLDLELRETGLRGRLPALDAVTKDRRKRSTRRRQDVPNLPRRKVSKRTVGEEIGGHLSSMFVTLTMPGYGKIHRDGATTDKGEPSSDGSPVDPESYDYPTAARDIVFFSKLIDRWIQNLRRCIGYDVQYFGTVEPQRRGAPHLHILIRGAISREIIKQVTAATYHQAWWPRFDREDQVYGGGHLPVWDHKKATFVDPDTGKALTYWDDALDILDAVDALEPAHTVRFGSQMDRKQIKGVAAGTEKAGRTIGYVTKYLVKSIAEIVEPQSDRAAEHYDRLHAELQSTPCSPRCPVWLKYGIVPQGASDKTSPGRCKGKAHRRDTLGLPGRRVLVSRKWSGKTLPDHKQDRVDFVRKLLASVGIVKPDTSHLKVTPVEPGDKSRPLREHLIMGAIAKRTAWRAEYLQARLAADSPGAQETSATRQVA comes from the coding sequence ATGAACGCTGTGATCGACCTCCCCAGCACTCGGGAAACGGCGGCACAGCGTCGCGCCCTGCCGAACCTGTTCGAAGTCGCCCAAGCTGCCGCGGAGCAGTACGACGTGTGCAAGCGTCCGATCCCCATGCGGGTGGAAGACCCCCGCACCGGCACGGTCACCTACGAACCCTCACCGTGCAAGTCGACGATCGAATCGGTGTGCCGCGCCTGCGCTCAAGCCAACAGGGCGTTGCGTATCGCCCAGTGCCGCGAAGGCTGGCACATGAGCACCGAACCAGTCGCCGACAAATCCGACCCCACCGACAAGCAAGTCGAATTGCTCACCGCTCGTGCGGATCTCGTCGCCGACTACCGGCAAGCCGTCGACGACGGGAACGAGGATCTGGCCGCCCAGTTCCGGGAGATCATCACCAGCCTGGATCTCGAGCTGCGCGAAACCGGGCTGCGCGGTCGTCTTCCGGCGTTGGACGCGGTCACCAAGGATCGGCGCAAGCGCTCGACCAGGCGTCGTCAGGATGTGCCGAACTTGCCGCGCCGCAAGGTATCCAAACGCACCGTCGGCGAAGAGATCGGCGGGCATCTGTCCTCGATGTTCGTCACCCTCACCATGCCCGGCTACGGCAAGATCCACCGTGACGGCGCGACCACCGACAAAGGCGAACCCAGCTCCGACGGTTCCCCGGTCGACCCCGAAAGCTACGACTATCCGACCGCCGCCCGTGACATCGTGTTCTTCTCCAAGCTGATCGACCGCTGGATTCAGAACCTCCGTCGCTGCATCGGCTATGACGTGCAGTACTTCGGGACCGTAGAACCTCAGCGGCGTGGTGCCCCGCACCTGCACATCCTGATCCGGGGTGCGATCTCCCGCGAGATCATCAAGCAGGTCACCGCAGCCACCTACCACCAAGCGTGGTGGCCCCGATTCGACCGCGAAGACCAGGTGTACGGCGGCGGCCATCTGCCGGTGTGGGACCACAAGAAGGCCACCTTCGTTGACCCCGATACTGGGAAGGCGTTGACCTATTGGGATGACGCGCTGGACATCCTCGACGCGGTGGATGCTCTGGAACCGGCGCATACGGTGCGGTTCGGGTCGCAGATGGACCGCAAGCAGATCAAGGGCGTCGCTGCCGGAACCGAGAAGGCCGGCCGAACCATCGGCTACGTCACCAAGTATCTGGTGAAGTCCATCGCGGAAATCGTGGAACCGCAGTCCGATCGCGCCGCCGAACACTACGACCGGTTGCACGCCGAGCTGCAAAGCACTCCTTGCTCACCGCGGTGCCCGGTGTGGCTGAAGTACGGCATCGTCCCTCAAGGCGCCAGCGACAAGACCTCCCCTGGTCGTTGCAAAGGCAAAGCACACCGCCGAGACACCCTCGGCCTGCCCGGTCGTCGGGTGCTGGTCTCGCGCAAATGGTCGGGAAAGACGCTCCCGGATCACAAGCAAGATCGTGTCGATTTTGTTCGGAAACTGCTCGCCTCGGTCGGCATCGTGAAGCCGGACACCTCGCATTTGAAGGTCACCCCCGTAGAGCCTGGTGATAAGTCCCGGCCGCTGCGTGAGCACCTGATCATGGGCGCGATCGCCAAAAGAACGGCATGGCGTGCGGAGTACCTGCAAGCGCGGCTAGCTGCTGATTCACCTGGTGCGCAAGAAACTTCGGCAACTCGGCAAGTGGCGTAA
- a CDS encoding tyrosine-type recombinase/integrase: MRLGEYGDANMELALRGLEKKTRDPYLAGWRKRVVPTLGHLPVAMITTGAIDRSVVGWISDGVSKSTVKNSLAVLVRVMEQAVRDEIREKNPAHIRGWQKLYQQIEDELDDPRSLALPNWTALVTLADALVERSADRYQGWGDVVIFAGCTASRIGEVSGCRVGDIDTKTWTWQVRRQTTPSPGGMDDKGTKGNRARYVPLIEEVRELISKRLDMIGRDNLDARLFRGPRGGRIATGVLRDATHWDDVVAKLGYEHLRRHDLRHTGLTWMADAGVSLHVLQKIAGHADSRTTERYLHPDRREITGAGDKLSEHLRSRSGPALRVI, translated from the coding sequence ATGCGGCTCGGCGAGTATGGGGACGCGAATATGGAGCTGGCGCTACGGGGCTTGGAGAAGAAGACCAGGGACCCCTACCTTGCCGGGTGGCGCAAACGCGTGGTCCCAACGTTGGGGCATCTTCCGGTCGCGATGATCACGACAGGAGCCATAGATCGTTCCGTGGTCGGATGGATCAGCGATGGCGTGAGCAAGTCGACGGTGAAAAACAGCCTCGCAGTTCTGGTGCGGGTGATGGAACAGGCAGTGCGGGACGAGATCCGGGAGAAGAACCCGGCGCATATTCGCGGGTGGCAGAAGCTGTATCAGCAGATCGAAGACGAGCTCGATGACCCGCGTTCGTTGGCGCTGCCCAATTGGACAGCGCTGGTCACGCTCGCTGATGCCTTGGTGGAGCGTTCGGCAGATCGGTACCAGGGCTGGGGTGACGTTGTGATCTTTGCCGGGTGCACCGCCTCACGGATCGGAGAGGTGTCCGGGTGCCGAGTCGGCGATATCGACACCAAGACCTGGACGTGGCAGGTTCGTCGGCAGACCACACCATCGCCGGGCGGGATGGACGACAAGGGCACCAAGGGGAACCGGGCAAGGTACGTGCCGCTGATCGAGGAAGTTCGCGAGCTGATATCCAAGCGTCTCGACATGATCGGCCGAGACAATCTCGACGCTCGATTGTTCCGGGGTCCGCGTGGTGGTCGAATCGCAACCGGCGTTCTTCGGGACGCGACGCATTGGGACGACGTGGTCGCAAAGCTCGGCTACGAACACCTTCGTCGGCACGATCTCCGGCACACCGGCCTGACGTGGATGGCCGATGCCGGGGTCAGTCTGCATGTACTCCAGAAAATTGCCGGGCACGCCGACAGTCGGACAACCGAGAGGTATTTGCACCCGGATCGGCGGGAGATCACCGGCGCCGGGGACAAGCTCTCCGAGCACCTGCGGTCCCGTTCTGGTCCCGCTCTGCGAGTGATCTAA
- a CDS encoding DUF3703 domain-containing protein: MAPLPSTVRAAFEAELESAYTTTDLDEMWRALERAHILSQRWARPHTRAHWHMLRLALRCHDRGEAFGQLVRLSVAGLGSSVGRVPIGNTGRAAVGITTPMPIPADLARILEQGGAELSIS; encoded by the coding sequence ATGGCTCCCCTTCCATCCACAGTCCGCGCCGCCTTCGAAGCTGAGCTGGAATCTGCCTACACCACAACAGATCTCGATGAAATGTGGCGCGCACTGGAACGCGCGCACATCCTGTCCCAGCGTTGGGCTCGGCCGCACACCCGCGCCCACTGGCACATGCTGCGTCTGGCTCTGCGCTGCCACGACCGGGGCGAAGCATTCGGTCAGCTGGTCCGACTGTCGGTAGCCGGCCTCGGTTCATCGGTCGGCCGCGTCCCGATCGGCAATACCGGCCGCGCCGCAGTCGGTATCACCACTCCCATGCCCATCCCCGCCGATTTGGCCCGAATCCTCGAACAGGGTGGCGCCGAATTGTCCATCTCCTGA
- a CDS encoding NAD(P)H-binding protein, translated as MTTTQNHTETILVTAGTGKVGRRVAERLAAKGFPVRIGSRSAEIPFDWEDRSTWASVLQGVHGVFLMYTPDIGDPRAGDTIRAFSELAVANGVQRLVLLSARGEDQAAPAEQAVRESGAEWTVLQAAWFNQNFDEGVFTDMVLAGGVAFPAGQVLEPFIDSGDLADVAAAALTEDGHAGQDYELTGPRLLSFGDAVDTIAAESGRNVQYIPVTGAQFGAVLTSEVGMPDEEVAGMLDIFATLLDGRNAMVTDTVRRLLGREPIDFADYVHDAVASGAWKQG; from the coding sequence ATGACAACAACGCAGAACCACACCGAAACCATCCTCGTCACCGCCGGCACCGGCAAGGTGGGTCGCCGCGTAGCAGAGCGCTTGGCCGCCAAGGGGTTTCCGGTCCGCATCGGGTCCCGCTCCGCGGAGATCCCGTTCGACTGGGAGGACCGCAGCACCTGGGCGTCGGTACTCCAGGGTGTGCACGGAGTGTTCCTCATGTACACCCCGGACATCGGGGATCCCCGCGCCGGTGACACCATCCGGGCGTTCAGCGAACTGGCCGTGGCGAACGGCGTCCAGCGACTCGTGCTGTTGTCTGCCCGTGGTGAAGATCAGGCCGCTCCGGCCGAGCAGGCAGTGCGCGAGAGCGGCGCTGAATGGACAGTCCTGCAGGCCGCGTGGTTCAACCAGAACTTCGACGAGGGAGTCTTCACCGACATGGTGTTGGCCGGCGGCGTCGCCTTCCCCGCCGGTCAGGTGCTGGAGCCCTTCATCGACTCCGGCGATCTCGCGGACGTCGCGGCCGCCGCGCTGACCGAGGACGGACACGCGGGCCAGGACTATGAACTGACCGGCCCCCGACTGCTGAGCTTCGGCGACGCGGTCGACACAATCGCGGCGGAGTCCGGTCGGAATGTCCAGTACATCCCCGTCACCGGCGCGCAGTTCGGCGCGGTGTTGACATCCGAGGTCGGGATGCCCGACGAAGAGGTCGCCGGCATGCTCGACATCTTTGCCACTCTCCTCGACGGACGAAACGCCATGGTGACCGACACGGTCCGACGTCTCCTCGGCCGCGAGCCGATCGACTTCGCCGACTACGTGCACGACGCGGTTGCCTCGGGTGCCTGGAAGCAGGGCTAG
- a CDS encoding helix-turn-helix transcriptional regulator → MDTRLVDGGWYTTAELARVLGIDPSSLRRWRTSNPPYGPAYVRVSTRVVKYSAEDIEAWLHRRRTDPSTLAA, encoded by the coding sequence ATGGATACGCGACTAGTTGACGGGGGCTGGTACACCACGGCTGAACTTGCCAGGGTCCTCGGCATTGACCCGTCCAGCCTGCGGCGGTGGCGCACATCGAATCCGCCGTACGGACCTGCTTATGTGCGGGTTTCGACGCGGGTGGTGAAGTACAGCGCCGAGGATATCGAGGCGTGGTTGCATCGTCGGCGAACCGACCCCTCGACCTTGGCGGCGTGA
- a CDS encoding acyl-[acyl-carrier-protein] thioesterase — MVIPSVLSERPTTVSPFQTGWPVRLADTDSDQRLRLDAIARYLQDIGFDHLDAVEDGDTHRGWVVRRTVIDVLKPIEFGEYATLRRWCSGLSNRWCNMRVQICGSKGGLVETEAFLIHFGTESGVPARMSDRFMAPLLASTTEHRLRWKAALTTLIPAPDEPGVHELPFPLRIADIDWFDHVNNAVYLGALEELLAAHADLISGPHRTVIEYAKPLKAGDNVRLIGRRNGTALDVWFAVADDPRAAARVTPL; from the coding sequence ATGGTCATTCCCAGCGTGCTGTCGGAGCGCCCTACTACCGTATCCCCGTTCCAGACGGGCTGGCCGGTGCGCCTCGCCGACACCGACAGCGACCAACGCCTGCGCCTCGACGCCATCGCCCGCTACCTCCAAGACATCGGCTTCGACCACCTCGACGCTGTCGAGGACGGCGACACCCACCGCGGCTGGGTCGTTCGCCGCACCGTCATCGACGTACTGAAGCCCATCGAATTCGGCGAATACGCCACCCTCCGCCGCTGGTGCTCTGGCCTCTCCAACCGCTGGTGCAACATGCGCGTCCAAATCTGCGGCAGCAAAGGCGGCCTCGTCGAAACCGAAGCCTTCCTCATCCACTTCGGCACCGAATCCGGTGTCCCCGCCCGCATGAGCGACCGATTCATGGCCCCCCTGCTCGCCAGCACCACCGAACACCGCCTCCGCTGGAAAGCCGCTCTCACCACCCTCATCCCCGCACCGGACGAACCCGGCGTCCACGAACTACCCTTCCCGCTGCGCATCGCCGACATCGACTGGTTCGACCACGTCAACAACGCCGTCTACCTCGGCGCCCTGGAAGAGCTCCTCGCCGCCCACGCCGACCTGATATCCGGCCCCCACCGCACCGTCATCGAATACGCCAAACCCCTCAAAGCAGGCGACAACGTCCGCCTCATCGGTCGTCGCAACGGCACCGCCCTCGACGTCTGGTTCGCCGTAGCCGACGACCCCCGAGCCGCCGCCCGAGTTACACCCCTGTAA
- the cmk gene encoding (d)CMP kinase produces the protein MDGPSGTGKSSVSRRLATRLDANYLDTGAMYRVATLRVLRAGIELTDTAAIGAAVKELPLTIGTDPSREVILLDGIDVSSEIRGDAVTKAVSAVSAVPEVRDLLVALQRDITSTAQRIVVEGRDIGTVVLRDADAKIYLTASAEARAERRNQQNIREGRGDDYEAVLADVQRRDNLDSTRKVSPLRPAEDAVLVDTSDMNMDEVIDELFRVVRRQVSTSRMGGAK, from the coding sequence ATGGACGGACCTTCGGGCACCGGCAAATCCAGCGTCTCGCGTCGTCTGGCGACTCGGTTGGACGCCAACTACCTGGATACCGGCGCGATGTACCGCGTGGCGACGCTGCGCGTGCTGCGTGCAGGCATCGAGCTGACCGACACCGCGGCTATCGGTGCGGCCGTCAAGGAGTTGCCGCTGACGATCGGCACCGATCCGAGTCGGGAAGTCATCCTGCTCGACGGTATCGATGTGTCGTCGGAGATCCGCGGCGATGCCGTCACCAAGGCAGTTTCCGCGGTGTCCGCTGTGCCGGAGGTGCGTGATCTGTTGGTTGCTCTGCAGCGCGACATCACCTCCACGGCACAGCGAATCGTGGTCGAGGGGCGCGATATCGGTACCGTCGTGCTGCGGGACGCGGACGCCAAGATCTACCTGACCGCCTCGGCGGAGGCGCGCGCCGAGCGGCGCAACCAGCAGAACATCCGCGAGGGCCGCGGCGACGATTACGAGGCCGTGCTCGCCGACGTGCAGCGCCGCGACAACCTCGACTCCACCCGCAAGGTGTCGCCGCTGCGTCCCGCCGAGGATGCGGTGCTGGTCGACACAAGTGACATGAATATGGACGAAGTCATCGACGAGCTGTTTCGCGTTGTGCGCCGGCAGGTTTCGACGAGCCGGATGGGAGGTGCCAAGTGA
- a CDS encoding pseudouridine synthase: MNNAKPAKRQHVEPVAEGHVKLPAGEGERLQKVLAKAGVASRRAAEEMIEQGRVEVDGAIVTEQGLRIDPQTAVVRVDGTRVMVREELVHIALNKPKGWQSTMSDDLGRPCVGDIVAERIAAGQRLFHVGRLDADTEGLLLLTNDGDLAHRLMHPSFETPKTYLATVNGEVNKSIAKRLKDGIELEDGPAKVDKFQVLELGEGRSLVKLVLHEGRKHIVRRLLDAVGHPVTRLVRTNIGPVALGDQRPGTLRVLGRDEVGKLYEAVSL; this comes from the coding sequence TTGAACAACGCCAAGCCGGCCAAGCGGCAGCACGTCGAGCCCGTCGCCGAAGGTCACGTCAAACTGCCTGCAGGTGAAGGCGAACGGTTGCAGAAGGTGCTCGCCAAGGCGGGCGTCGCCTCGCGTCGCGCTGCCGAGGAAATGATCGAGCAGGGTCGCGTCGAGGTCGACGGCGCCATTGTCACCGAGCAGGGTCTGCGGATCGACCCGCAGACCGCCGTCGTCCGTGTCGACGGGACGCGCGTGATGGTGCGCGAAGAACTCGTCCACATCGCGCTGAACAAGCCGAAGGGCTGGCAGTCCACCATGTCCGACGACCTCGGACGTCCATGCGTCGGCGATATCGTCGCCGAGCGCATCGCGGCCGGGCAACGCCTGTTCCATGTCGGTCGGCTCGACGCCGATACCGAGGGCCTGCTGCTGCTCACCAATGATGGTGATCTCGCCCACCGGCTCATGCATCCCTCGTTCGAGACGCCGAAGACCTACCTGGCGACGGTGAACGGCGAGGTCAACAAGTCGATCGCCAAGCGTCTCAAGGACGGTATCGAGCTGGAGGACGGCCCCGCGAAGGTCGACAAGTTCCAAGTGCTCGAGCTGGGCGAGGGACGTTCCCTGGTGAAACTGGTGTTGCACGAAGGACGCAAGCACATCGTGCGCCGACTGCTCGATGCCGTCGGCCACCCGGTGACCCGGCTGGTGCGCACCAATATCGGTCCGGTCGCGTTGGGCGATCAACGGCCCGGCACGCTGCGTGTGCTCGGTCGCGATGAAGTCGGCAAACTGTATGAGGCGGTGTCGTTGTGA
- the der gene encoding ribosome biogenesis GTPase Der, protein MVDLDGEFDLDAHIPMPTLAVVGRPNVGKSTLVNRIIGRREAVVEDIPGVTRDRVSYEANWSGRKFLVQDTGGWEPDAKGLQQSVARQAELAMSTADAILLVVDAVVGATATDEAAVKKLRRAKIPVILVANKVDDQKIESEAAALWSLGLGEPRMVSAAHGRGTGDLLDDVLAVLPETPREGSGGTGPRRVSLVGKPNVGKSSLLNKLAGDERSVVHDVAGTTVDPVDSLVELGGKVWKFVDTAGLRRKVSHASGMEFYASLRTKSALEASEVAIMLVDASQPITEQDLRVISMVADSGRALVLAFNKWDLVDEDRRLQLDREIDRDLVRVPWAQRVNISAHTGRAVQKLVPAMETALESWDKRIPTGRLNNWLKEVVAATPPPMRGGRLPRVLFATQATTRPPTFVLFTTGFLEAGYRRFIERRLREEFGFDGSPVRVSVRVREKRERKK, encoded by the coding sequence ATGGTCGATCTCGACGGTGAATTCGATCTCGACGCGCATATCCCGATGCCGACCCTTGCCGTGGTCGGCCGCCCGAACGTCGGCAAGTCGACGTTGGTCAATCGGATCATCGGCCGTCGCGAGGCGGTCGTGGAAGACATTCCCGGTGTCACCCGCGACCGGGTGTCCTACGAGGCGAACTGGTCCGGTCGCAAGTTCCTGGTTCAGGACACCGGCGGCTGGGAGCCCGACGCCAAGGGCCTGCAGCAGTCGGTGGCGCGCCAGGCCGAACTGGCCATGAGCACCGCCGACGCGATCCTGCTCGTGGTGGACGCGGTGGTCGGCGCGACCGCCACCGACGAAGCCGCGGTCAAGAAGCTGCGCCGGGCCAAGATCCCGGTGATCCTGGTTGCCAACAAGGTCGACGATCAGAAAATCGAATCCGAGGCCGCCGCCCTGTGGTCACTCGGTCTCGGCGAACCGCGCATGGTTTCGGCCGCGCACGGTCGCGGCACCGGTGACCTGCTCGACGACGTGCTGGCCGTGCTCCCGGAAACCCCGCGTGAGGGTTCGGGCGGCACCGGCCCGCGCCGGGTGTCGTTGGTCGGCAAGCCGAACGTCGGCAAGTCCAGCCTGCTCAACAAATTGGCGGGCGACGAGCGCTCGGTGGTGCACGACGTTGCCGGCACCACCGTCGACCCGGTCGACTCGCTGGTCGAGTTGGGCGGCAAGGTCTGGAAATTCGTCGACACCGCGGGTCTGCGCCGCAAGGTCTCCCATGCCAGTGGCATGGAGTTCTATGCCTCGCTGCGCACCAAGTCGGCGCTGGAGGCATCCGAGGTCGCGATCATGCTGGTCGACGCCTCGCAGCCGATCACCGAACAGGATCTGCGGGTGATCAGCATGGTCGCCGACTCCGGTCGTGCGCTCGTGCTCGCCTTCAACAAGTGGGACCTCGTCGACGAGGACCGCCGCCTGCAACTCGATCGTGAAATCGATCGAGACCTGGTCCGTGTGCCGTGGGCGCAGCGGGTGAACATTTCCGCCCATACCGGCCGCGCCGTCCAAAAGCTTGTCCCCGCAATGGAAACCGCCCTGGAATCCTGGGACAAGCGAATCCCCACCGGCCGCCTGAACAACTGGCTCAAGGAAGTGGTTGCGGCAACCCCGCCGCCCATGCGCGGTGGCCGTCTGCCCCGCGTCCTGTTCGCCACCCAGGCGACGACGCGCCCGCCGACCTTCGTGCTGTTCACCACCGGCTTCCTGGAGGCGGGCTACCGGCGCTTCATCGAGCGCCGGCTGCGTGAGGAGTTCGGCTTCGACGGTTCGCCGGTGCGGGTATCGGTCCGCGTGCGCGAAAAGCGGGAGCGTAAGAAATAG
- a CDS encoding FtsK/SpoIIIE domain-containing protein, with translation MSTITSLFVTGGTIAAAGGMVWLRHLGAGTRPATAQEIAAEAPVELRTAVLIFADPTQTCVMFSALGLGSVEGGFPFVESCDFSAFGLDVDVLMLGGQSLTDWSNDQTLNQFATYLGVPKVTVSSPEPSWVRLQVRVFDTLAAPATAPEMVHNGVDLEAVPVGVTEHYDTWRLRVLYAHILLAGATGSGKGSVLWSIIAALGPAIRDGLVDVWLADPKGGVEFGGGEGRLFTRFATDTATILAMLREAVEVMGERLARMRAAGIRKLVPSVDEPLILIIIDEAASLSSYAEREEQQEFRRLTGLLLSQGRAAAVSVVAALQDPSKETMPNRQLFPVRIGLRLDEPTQTTMVHGQGSRNRGARCDEINEHTPGVGYVGEDGTTEFVRVRAFYVSDDDIDRVVDAYSPAPAIAGPAEDYTGFDPDDLGDEDQGPVAA, from the coding sequence ATGTCCACTATCACAAGCCTGTTCGTCACCGGCGGCACGATCGCTGCTGCGGGTGGCATGGTGTGGCTGCGTCACCTCGGCGCGGGTACACGCCCTGCCACTGCGCAAGAGATCGCTGCGGAAGCTCCGGTCGAACTGCGGACCGCTGTCTTGATCTTTGCCGATCCGACACAGACCTGCGTCATGTTCTCGGCATTGGGCCTGGGTTCGGTCGAGGGTGGGTTTCCGTTTGTGGAGAGCTGCGACTTCAGCGCGTTCGGCCTCGACGTCGACGTACTAATGCTCGGTGGTCAGTCGCTGACCGATTGGAGCAACGATCAAACATTGAACCAGTTCGCCACCTATCTCGGTGTACCTAAGGTGACGGTCTCGTCACCTGAACCGAGCTGGGTCCGTCTCCAGGTGCGAGTGTTCGACACTCTTGCTGCCCCGGCAACGGCGCCGGAGATGGTTCACAACGGTGTGGACCTGGAGGCGGTCCCGGTTGGGGTCACCGAGCACTACGACACGTGGCGGCTGCGGGTGCTCTACGCGCACATCCTGCTCGCCGGTGCCACCGGTTCAGGCAAGGGCTCGGTGCTGTGGTCGATCATCGCTGCCCTCGGTCCCGCGATCCGTGACGGCCTGGTGGACGTTTGGCTGGCGGATCCGAAGGGCGGTGTGGAGTTCGGTGGCGGCGAGGGTCGGCTGTTCACCCGGTTCGCCACTGATACCGCCACCATCCTTGCGATGCTGCGCGAAGCCGTCGAAGTGATGGGCGAACGCCTGGCCCGGATGCGTGCCGCTGGTATTCGCAAGCTCGTTCCCAGCGTCGATGAGCCGTTGATTCTGATCATCATCGACGAAGCCGCGTCCCTGTCGTCCTATGCCGAGCGTGAAGAGCAGCAAGAGTTCCGGCGCCTGACCGGGCTTCTGCTGTCGCAAGGTCGTGCGGCCGCTGTGTCGGTGGTCGCGGCGTTGCAGGACCCGTCGAAAGAGACGATGCCCAACCGGCAGCTCTTCCCGGTCCGGATCGGCTTGCGCCTGGATGAGCCGACCCAAACGACCATGGTGCACGGCCAAGGTTCGCGTAACCGCGGTGCGCGTTGCGACGAGATCAACGAACACACCCCAGGTGTCGGCTACGTCGGTGAGGACGGCACAACGGAGTTCGTCCGGGTGCGTGCGTTCTACGTCTCTGACGACGACATCGACCGCGTTGTCGATGCCTACTCTCCGGCTCCTGCAATTGCCGGTCCTGCCGAGGATTACACCGGGTTCGATCCTGATGACCTCGGCGACGAGGACCAGGGACCGGTGGCGGCATGA
- a CDS encoding L,D-transpeptidase, giving the protein MRFTMIFNTSRLFRACADEMAPSPWQAVLRVTGKGREVRNAMSNKRLLQWVARSVIFISAASAGLAVIAPAYAEPLWPGGPDIPGLPALIPPVPAPVVAPCTTEAARVCMQLSTNQAWLLDNGKVTYGPTPISHGRPGYETPPGVFRVAFKKEDHWSTMHNAPMRWAVFFNGDIATHIGPIEEQSHGCIRMTPEGAETLYHHVSPGDVIEVVK; this is encoded by the coding sequence ATGCGGTTCACAATGATCTTCAACACCTCCAGATTGTTCCGAGCTTGTGCCGACGAGATGGCCCCATCGCCCTGGCAGGCGGTACTCAGGGTGACGGGCAAGGGTAGAGAGGTCAGAAACGCCATGAGCAACAAGCGCTTACTCCAATGGGTGGCCAGATCGGTGATTTTCATCAGTGCTGCATCGGCCGGACTCGCCGTCATAGCCCCCGCGTACGCCGAACCATTGTGGCCGGGCGGCCCGGATATTCCTGGTCTACCAGCACTGATCCCGCCTGTGCCCGCTCCGGTCGTCGCGCCGTGCACCACCGAGGCGGCGCGAGTATGCATGCAACTCTCGACCAATCAGGCATGGCTGCTGGACAACGGCAAGGTGACCTACGGCCCGACGCCGATTTCGCATGGTAGACCGGGATATGAAACTCCTCCCGGCGTCTTCCGCGTCGCGTTCAAGAAGGAAGACCATTGGAGCACGATGCACAATGCGCCGATGCGCTGGGCAGTGTTCTTCAACGGCGACATTGCCACTCATATCGGACCGATCGAAGAACAGTCGCACGGTTGCATACGAATGACACCCGAGGGTGCTGAGACGCTGTACCACCATGTATCGCCCGGTGATGTAATCGAAGTCGTGAAATGA